One genomic segment of Chloroflexota bacterium includes these proteins:
- a CDS encoding ribose-phosphate pyrophosphokinase, which yields MYADQFEIYHGNANPDLADKICRYLGTQPGRVEVFQFANENIFVKILDNVREKDVFLVQPTCHPVNQSIMELLIMIDAFKRASAGRITAVLPFYAYGRSDKKDQPRVPITARLVADMITVAGADRVLTMDLHQGQIQGFFNIPVDELTAVHLLSNYFIHKHIERPVVVTDLGFAKRARTFAELLGAPLAIIEKRRQGNLDKAELMNVIGDVRGRRAIIVDDEIDTAGTLFEIVTALEREGVDEIYACATHGVLSDPAVDKIRASSLREVVLTDSIPLPPAKRLHQITTLSVAPLIGEAIKRIHRGESVGALFSSEVTFTQEMTFWEGGEQRSVDVRTHHPEIGDTSESGKPGTPSMLAPATKVGDR from the coding sequence GCAGCCTGGCAGGGTCGAGGTGTTCCAGTTCGCCAACGAGAACATCTTCGTCAAGATCCTCGACAACGTCCGCGAAAAGGACGTCTTCCTCGTCCAGCCGACGTGCCACCCGGTCAACCAGTCGATCATGGAACTCCTCATCATGATCGACGCGTTCAAGCGGGCGAGCGCCGGACGCATCACCGCGGTCCTGCCGTTCTACGCCTACGGGCGATCTGACAAGAAGGACCAGCCGCGCGTTCCGATCACCGCCCGCCTCGTGGCGGACATGATCACGGTCGCCGGCGCGGACCGGGTCCTCACGATGGACCTCCACCAAGGCCAGATCCAGGGCTTCTTCAACATCCCGGTCGACGAGCTGACGGCGGTTCACCTCCTCTCCAACTACTTCATCCACAAGCACATCGAGCGGCCCGTCGTCGTGACGGACCTCGGCTTCGCGAAGCGCGCCCGGACGTTCGCCGAACTGCTCGGCGCACCGCTGGCGATCATCGAGAAACGCCGCCAGGGCAACCTCGACAAGGCCGAGCTGATGAACGTCATCGGCGATGTCCGGGGTCGCCGGGCGATCATCGTCGACGACGAGATCGACACGGCCGGCACGCTCTTCGAGATCGTCACCGCGCTCGAGCGGGAGGGCGTCGACGAGATCTACGCCTGCGCCACCCACGGCGTCCTGTCCGACCCGGCGGTCGACAAGATCCGGGCCTCGAGCCTCCGCGAGGTCGTCCTTACCGACTCGATCCCGCTCCCGCCGGCGAAACGCCTCCACCAGATCACGACGCTGTCCGTCGCCCCGCTCATCGGCGAGGCGATCAAGCGCATTCATCGCGGTGAGTCCGTCGGGGCGCTGTTCAGCAGCGAGGTCACCTTCACCCAGGAGATGACCTTCTGGGAGGGTGGCGAGCAGCGCTCGGTCGATGTCCGCACCCACCACCCGGAGATCGGCGACACAAGCGAGAGTGGGAAGCCCGGCACGCCCTCCATGCTCGCCCCGGCAACGAAGGTGGGAGATCGATGA
- the secA gene encoding preprotein translocase subunit SecA, which translates to MVLGFLNRFVDSNDREVRRIQPLVDETNALETEFEALSDAEIRSRIDEIREEIRGAAVPDEPSDDELEHPDPERRREIAKARRKRERERVQRAMDEALPEVFAATREAMRRTLGMRHFDVQLIGGAVLHQGKIAEMKTGEGKTLIAPLAAVLNSMSGRGVHVVTVNDYLARRDPQWMGPVFHFLGVSVGMITHDASYVFEPGYPTSDERLVNLRPVERREAYAADVTYGTNNEFGFDYLRDNMVVELEQRVQRDRAFAIVDEVDNILIDEARTPLIISGQAEESADKYFTFARIVPRLTGRAEGEEEGGDYFVDLKDRAVSPTEEGIHKMEGWLGVPNLYDTDPTLARHFEQALKAHALYKRDRDYIVKDGEIIIVDEFTGRQMPGRRWSEGLHQAIEAKEGLRVQRESVTMATITFQNYFRLYDKLAGMTGTAMTEAEELSKIYNLEVVAIPTHREMIREDDPDLVFRNETGKFNALIDEIVEMQGAGRPVLVGTVSVEKSEILSQMLKRRGIRHEVLNAKFHEKEAPIVAQAGRTGAVTIATNMAGRGTDILLGGNPAGLASEILHRRGLNPAEVDAETYAAALEEAKATCDEDHRRVVEVGGLHIIGTERHDSRRIDNQLRGRAGRQGDPGSSRFYLSLDDDLMKRFASERVAGLMERMGLEDDVAIESRLVSRTIEGAQTRVEGFNFDMRKRVVEFDDVINKQRETIYAERDKVLRNEDLGATVLVFLDDEIDALTDTFAASEAPVEWNLEGLSAALRAMGLDGERTSEDALAEIPSRDQLMGHLRELVDATLGAKAAEVGETDWSLVERLVLLRTIDSLWIEHLTELDDMRRGIGLRGYAQQDPLNEFKKEAFALYEELRSLIRHQVATTIFRVTVTRNPPPAAQEAQLAADLAAGASAVRSAGTSGSGPSGSTTSDGADADGPRSISASTSTSTGSEGLVTRGLPSNPTSRATASTGGLTGGGASGGNGAQRPGFAPDGSRIGRNDPCFCGSGLKYKKCHGR; encoded by the coding sequence ATGGTGCTTGGATTCCTCAACCGATTCGTCGACTCGAACGACCGCGAGGTCCGGCGGATCCAACCCCTCGTCGACGAGACGAACGCCCTCGAGACCGAGTTCGAAGCGCTCTCCGATGCGGAGATCCGGAGCCGGATCGACGAGATCCGGGAGGAGATCCGCGGGGCGGCGGTCCCGGACGAGCCGTCGGACGACGAGCTCGAGCATCCGGATCCCGAACGGCGTCGCGAGATCGCGAAGGCCCGCCGGAAGCGGGAGCGCGAACGCGTCCAGCGGGCGATGGACGAAGCGCTCCCGGAGGTCTTCGCGGCGACCCGGGAGGCGATGCGGCGGACGCTCGGGATGCGCCATTTCGACGTCCAGCTCATCGGCGGGGCGGTCCTCCACCAGGGCAAGATCGCCGAGATGAAGACGGGCGAGGGCAAGACGCTCATCGCGCCGCTCGCCGCGGTCCTCAACAGCATGTCCGGCCGGGGCGTCCACGTCGTGACGGTCAACGACTACCTCGCCCGCCGCGACCCGCAATGGATGGGCCCCGTCTTCCACTTCCTCGGGGTGAGCGTGGGGATGATCACCCACGACGCGAGCTATGTCTTCGAACCCGGCTACCCCACGTCGGATGAACGGCTCGTCAACCTCCGTCCGGTGGAACGACGGGAGGCGTACGCCGCCGACGTCACCTACGGCACGAACAACGAATTCGGCTTCGACTACCTCCGCGACAACATGGTCGTCGAGCTCGAACAGCGGGTCCAGCGCGATCGGGCCTTCGCGATCGTCGACGAGGTGGACAACATCCTCATCGACGAGGCCCGGACGCCGCTCATCATCAGTGGTCAGGCGGAGGAATCGGCGGACAAGTACTTCACGTTCGCGCGGATCGTCCCGCGCCTGACCGGCCGGGCCGAGGGCGAGGAGGAGGGCGGCGACTACTTCGTCGATCTCAAGGACCGCGCGGTCAGCCCCACCGAGGAAGGCATCCACAAGATGGAGGGCTGGCTCGGCGTCCCGAACCTCTACGACACCGACCCGACCCTCGCCCGCCATTTCGAGCAGGCCCTGAAGGCGCACGCCCTCTACAAGCGGGATCGCGACTACATCGTCAAGGACGGCGAGATCATCATCGTCGACGAGTTCACCGGCCGTCAGATGCCGGGCCGGCGCTGGAGCGAGGGGCTCCATCAGGCGATCGAGGCCAAGGAGGGCCTCCGCGTCCAGCGCGAGAGCGTGACCATGGCGACGATCACCTTCCAGAACTACTTTCGCCTCTACGACAAGCTCGCCGGCATGACCGGGACGGCAATGACCGAGGCGGAGGAGCTCTCGAAGATCTACAACCTCGAGGTCGTCGCCATCCCGACCCACCGGGAGATGATCCGCGAGGACGATCCGGATCTCGTGTTCCGCAACGAGACCGGCAAGTTCAACGCCCTCATCGACGAGATCGTCGAGATGCAGGGGGCGGGCCGTCCGGTCCTCGTCGGGACGGTGAGCGTCGAGAAGAGTGAGATCCTGTCTCAGATGCTGAAGCGGCGCGGCATCAGGCACGAGGTCCTCAACGCGAAGTTCCACGAGAAGGAGGCCCCGATCGTCGCCCAGGCGGGCCGGACCGGCGCGGTGACGATCGCGACGAACATGGCCGGCCGTGGCACGGACATCCTCCTCGGCGGCAATCCGGCCGGGCTCGCGTCGGAGATCCTCCACCGCCGCGGCCTCAACCCGGCCGAGGTGGACGCGGAGACGTACGCGGCGGCGCTGGAGGAGGCGAAGGCGACCTGCGACGAGGACCACCGGCGGGTGGTCGAGGTGGGCGGCCTCCACATCATCGGGACGGAACGGCACGACAGCCGCCGGATCGACAACCAGCTGCGCGGCCGGGCCGGCCGGCAGGGCGATCCGGGATCGAGCCGCTTCTACCTGTCGCTCGACGACGACCTCATGAAACGCTTCGCCTCGGAGCGGGTCGCCGGGCTCATGGAGCGGATGGGGCTCGAGGACGACGTGGCCATCGAGTCGCGGCTCGTGAGCCGGACCATCGAAGGTGCCCAGACCCGGGTCGAGGGCTTCAACTTCGACATGCGAAAGCGGGTCGTTGAGTTCGACGACGTCATCAACAAGCAGCGCGAGACGATCTACGCGGAGCGCGACAAGGTGCTCCGCAACGAGGACCTCGGTGCGACCGTGCTCGTCTTCCTCGACGACGAGATCGATGCCCTCACGGACACCTTCGCCGCCTCCGAGGCGCCGGTCGAATGGAACCTCGAGGGGCTCTCGGCCGCGCTCCGGGCGATGGGTCTCGACGGGGAGCGGACGAGCGAGGACGCCCTCGCGGAGATCCCGTCGCGGGACCAGCTCATGGGCCACCTCAGGGAGCTCGTGGATGCGACCCTCGGCGCCAAGGCGGCCGAGGTCGGCGAGACGGACTGGTCCCTCGTCGAGCGGCTCGTCCTCCTCCGCACGATCGACTCGCTCTGGATCGAGCACCTCACCGAGCTCGACGACATGCGGCGCGGCATCGGCCTGCGCGGATACGCCCAGCAGGATCCACTGAACGAGTTCAAGAAAGAGGCGTTCGCCCTCTACGAGGAGCTGCGGTCGCTCATCCGTCATCAGGTCGCGACGACGATCTTCCGCGTGACCGTCACCCGGAATCCGCCACCCGCCGCCCAGGAGGCGCAGCTGGCCGCGGATCTCGCGGCGGGTGCTTCGGCGGTGCGATCGGCCGGCACGAGCGGAAGCGGACCGTCGGGCTCGACGACGAGCGACGGTGCCGACGCCGACGGACCGCGGTCGATCTCGGCCTCCACGTCGACCTCCACGGGCTCCGAAGGGCTCGTGACCCGGGGTCTCCCTTCGAACCCGACGAGTCGGGCCACCGCATCGACCGGGGGCCTGACCGGCGGAGGTGCCAGTGGCGGGAACGGTGCTCAGCGGCCCGGCTTCGCGCCCGACGGATCGCGGATCGGACGGAACGATCCGTGTTTCTGCGGATCCGGCCTGAAATACAAGAAGTGCCACGGCCGCTGA